A single window of Nicotiana sylvestris chromosome 5, ASM39365v2, whole genome shotgun sequence DNA harbors:
- the LOC104223606 gene encoding cyclin-D4-1-like: MAAENIYDCVASNLLCTETKSLCFDDLDSLTISQQNIETNSKDLSFNNGIRSEPLIDLPSLSEESFGFMVQREMEFLPKDEYLERLRSGDLDLSVRKEALDWIWKAHMHYEFGELSFCLSINYLDRFLSLYELPRSKTWTVQLLAVACLSLAAKMEEINVPLTVDLQVGDPNFVFEGKTIQRMELLVLSTLKWRMQAYTPCTFIDYFVRKMNGDQIPSRPLISRSMQLILSTIRGIDFLEFSSSEIAAAVAISVSGEIHAIDIDKKMPFFFIHLDKGRVLKCVELIQDLPTATIVTTTTASLVPQSPIGVLEAEACLSYKSGDERTVGSCTTSSHTSPNTKRRKLDTSSLEEGTTEKL, from the exons ATGGCGGCTGAAAACATTTATGATTGTGTAGCCTCAAATCTTTTATGTACAGAAACAAAAAGTCTTTGTTTTGATGATCTTGATTCTTTGACTATAAGTCAACAGAATATTGAAACTAACAGTAAAGACTTGAGCTTTAACAATGGTATTAGATCAGAGCCATTGATTGATTTGCCAAGTTTAAGTGAAGAAAGCTTTGGTTTTATGGTGCAAAGGGAAATGGAGTTTTTGCCTAAAGATGAATATTTGGAGAGATTGAGAAGTGGGGATTTGGATTTGAGTGTGAGAAAAGAGGCTCTTGATTGGATTTGGAAG GCTCATATGCACTATGAATTTGGAGAGCTGAGTTTTTGTTTGTCGATAAATTACTTGGATCGGTTTCTATCTCTGTATGAATTGCCA AGAAGTAAAACTTGGACAGTTCAATTGTTAGCTGTGGCATGTCTATCTCTTGCAGCCAAAATGGAAGAAATTAATGTTCCTTTGACTGTTGATTTACAG GTAGGGGATCCCAACTTTGTATTTGAAGGCAAAACTATACAAAGAATGGAACTTTTGGTACTAAGCACATTGAAGTGGAGAATGCAAGCTTATACACCTTGCACATTCATAGATTATTTTGTGAGAAAGATGAATGGTGATCAAATTCCATCTCGGCCGTTGATTTCTAGATCAATGCAACTGATATTAAGCACAATAAGAG GTATTGATTTCTTGGAATTCAGCTCTTCTGAAATTGCAGCAGCAGTGGCAATATCTGTTTCAGGAGAAATACATGCAATAGACATTGATAAGAAAATGCCTTTCTTCTTCATACACTTGGACAAG GGCAGAGTGCTGAAGTGTGTTGAACTGATTCAAGACTTGCCAACTGCTACTATTGTTACTACTACTACTGCCTCATTAGTACCTCAAAGTCCTATTGGAGTGTTGGAAGCAGAAGCATGCTTGAGCTACAAAAGTGGTGATGAGAGAACAGTTGGATCATGTACTACTTCTTCACATACTAGTCCAAATACTAAAAGGAGAAAACTTGACACATCATCTTTAGAGGAAGGGACAACAGAAAAGTTGTGA